A window of the Fusarium poae strain DAOMC 252244 chromosome 3, whole genome shotgun sequence genome harbors these coding sequences:
- a CDS encoding hypothetical protein (BUSCO:20692at5125), with amino-acid sequence MSFDLGRHAKARNRSVSLGTSLLFLNPSPIAEPTPRTSRDSRRSTSLPMNKFPLGQDDQGSSQPSAPRPSPVRHQRSMLDVDADSRLTLNVIAPMSFYEQLVNIQQDGKAADQGGEPSEPGDNRQIPSRSNGRFTSSEYSWTSPGSESPALAPSASPTNVPSQPPPTADNRNIVRRKLTGYVGFANLPNQWHRKSVRKGFNFNVMVVGESGLGKSTLVNTLFNTSLYPPKERKGPSLDIIPKTVTIQSISADIEEAGVRLRLTVVDTPGFGDFVNNDESWRPIVDNIEQRFDSYLDAENKVNRMNIVDNRIHACVFFIQPTGHSLKPLDIEVMRRLHTKVNLIPVIAKADTLTDEEIAAFKSRILADIKHHGIQIFEGPRYELDDEETIAENNEIMSKVPFAVVGANNEITSADGRKIRGRAYPWGIIEVDNEEHCDFVKLRQMLIRTHMEELKEHTNNQLYENYRTDKLLAMGVSQDPSVFKEVNPAVKQEEERALHEQKLAKMEAEMKMVFQQKVAEKESKLKQSEEELYARHKEMKEQLDRQRLELEDKKQRVESGRPLEKEGKRKGFSLR; translated from the exons ATGTCATTCGACCTGGGAAGGCATGCCAAAGCTCGCAATCGCAGCGTGAGCTTGGGAACCAGTCTGCTATTCCTGAATCCTTCGCCCATTGCCGAACCAACGCCGAGAACATCTCGTGACTCCAGGAGATCAACAAGTCTCCCGATGAACAAGTTTCCATTGGGCCAGGATGACCAAGGCTCATCCCAACCGTCCGCTCCGCGCCCTTCGCCTGTACGCCACCAACGTAGCATGCTCGACGTTGATGCTGATAGCCGGCTGACGCTAAATGTTATTGCACCAATGTCCTTTTATGAGCAACTTGTCAATATTCAACAAGATGGCAAGGCGGCAGATCAAGGCGGAGAGCCCAGTGAACCAGGCGATAACAGACAAATACCGTCCAGGAGTAACGGTCGATTTACTAGCTCGGAATATTCGTGGA CTTCTCCAGGCAGCGAGTCCCCAGCGTTGGCCCCTTCTGCCTCGCCCACCAACG TTCCTTCTCAGCCACCTCCCACTGCTGACAACAGGAACATTGTCAGAAGAAAGCTCACGGGCTATGTCGGCTTCGCCAACCTGCCCAACCAGTGGCACCGAAAGAGTGTGCGCAAAGGCTTCAACTTTAACGTAATGGTTGTTG GTGAATCTGGCCTCGGCAAGTCCACACTGGTTAACACTCTGTTCAACACCTCTCTCTACCCCCCCAAGGAGCGCAAGGGCCCTAGCCTCGACATTATTCCCAAGACCGTTACCATCCAGTCCATTAGCGCCGACATTGAGGAGGCTGGCGTTCGTCTTCGCCTTACTGTCGTTGACACACCCGGCTTCGGTGATTTCGTCAACAACGACGAGTCATGGCGCCCTATTGTCGACAACATTGAGCAGCGATTTGACTCTTACTTGGATGCCGAGAACAAGGTAAACCGCATGAACATTGTTGATAACCGTATCCATGCTTGTGTTTTCTTCATCCAGCCCACTGGCCACTCTCTCAAGCCTCTTGACATCGAGGTGATGCGCCGACTTCACACCAAGGTCAACCTGATCCCTGTTATCGCCAAGGCGGATACCCTTACCGATGAGGAGATTGCTGCCTTTAAGTCTCGA ATTCTCGCCGATATCAAGCACCACGGTATCCAGATCTTTGAGGGTCCCCGATACGAGCtcgacgacgaggagacAATCGCGGAGAACAACGAGATCATGTCCAAGGTTCCTTTCGCTGTCGTTGGTGCCAACAACGAGATCACTAGCGCCGATGGTCGCAAGATCCGCGGCCGTGCCTACCCTTGGGGAATTATTGAGGTAGACAACGAGGAGCACTGCGACTTCGTTAAGCTCCGACAAATGCTCATCCGAACCCACATggaggagctcaaggagcaCACCAACAACCAGCTTTACGAGAACTACCGTACCGACAAGCTGCTTGCTATGGGTGTGTCTCAAGACCCCAGCGTGTTCAAGGAGGTCAACCCTGCTGTcaagcaggaggaggagcgtgCCCTACACGAGCAGAAGCTTGCCAAGATGGAGgccgagatgaagatggtctTCCAGCAAAAGGTGGCAGAGAAGGAGAGCAAGCTGAAGCAGTCAGAAGAGGAGCTTTACGCCCGACACAAGGAGATGAAGGAGCAGCTCGACCGCCAACGACTGGAGCTCGAGGACAAGAAGCAACGCGTCGAGAGCGGACGACCACTAGAGAAGGAGGGCAAGCGAAAGGGATTCTCTCTTCGCTAA
- the FIS1 gene encoding mitochondrial membrane protein (TransMembrane:1 (o125-147i)~BUSCO:54495at5125), translating to MVTELPYALDAETPLNPSELNVLKAQYDREGEMVGVQTKFNYAWGLVKSNQRNDQQLGVRLLSDIFRVSPERRRECLYYLALGNYKLGNYGEARRYNDLLLDKEPTNLQASNLRTLIDDKVAREGLMGVAILSGVGVAAGVVGAFLLRNARKR from the exons ATGGTTACCGAACTACCAT ATGCGCTCGACGCGGAGAC GCCGCTAAATCCCTCCGAACTCAACGTTCTAAAAGCGCAATACGACCGCGAGGGTGAAATGGTCGGTGTTCAGACCAAGTTCAACTATGCCTGG GGTCTTGTAAAGTCCAACCAGCGAAACGACCAGCAGCTCGGCGTCCGCCTACTCTCGGATATCTTCCGTGTCTCTCCTGAGCGCCGCCGAGAATGCCTCTACTATCTCGCACTCGGCAACTACAAGCTTGGCAACTACGGCGAAGCTCGCCGCTATAACGACCTCCTGCTCGATAAGGAGCCCACCAACCTGCAGGCCTCGAACCTGCGTACACTCATTGACGACAAGGTTGCTCGGGAAGGACTCATGGGTGTTGCCATACTTAGTGGTGTTGGTGTAGCAGCTGGAGTCGTGGGAGCGTTCCTCCTGAGGAACGCCAGGAAGAGGTAG
- a CDS encoding hypothetical protein (TransMembrane:2 (i7-26o32-57i)~BUSCO:50674at5125) yields the protein MAFFNPVYAFVVPFLFVVTVPLAVFAGITTTIAFSVLILRVLAVYLDVALSIVPHYLGGRKIRPYRPNNHYIRQPHLETPGSSALYTNPSASSAGSTAFESSLRRRRHRRSSSALSTAGSTTPISEKAFGLLPSIGPERDFEGIGGWRLSGDDETWTTINSRLELPDKQHHGRNHHRSPSGPTTPGEGGYLMMKGRNRSPSAIRTSASPNSARTRTPSGPRIAFTNKTFIDSYFPSFKTSPKGLKKLPSQGVVDA from the coding sequence ATGGCATTCTTCAATCCCGTCTACGCTTTCGTTGTGCCCTTCCTTTTCGTCGTCACCGTCCCTCTCGCTGTCTTTGCTGGCATCACAACTACCATTGCATTTTCTGTTCTTATTCTCCGGGTGCTGGCTGTCTATCTCGACGTAGCTCTATCCATTGTACCGCATTATCTGGGTGGACGAAAGATTCGACCTTATCGTCCTAATAATCATTACATTCGTCAACCACACCTCGAAACTCCAGGGTCTTCTGCACTTTACACCAACCCATCAGCTTCATCGGCTGGATCAACGGCCTTCGAATCATCCTTACGAAGACGTCGTCATCGTAGGAGCTCCAGTGCTCTATCTACAGCTGGTTCTACCACCCCAATTAGCGAAAAGGCATTTGGCTTGCTTCCTAGCATTGGCCCGGAGCGGGATTTTGAAGGTATTGGCGGTTGGCGACTaagtggtgatgatgagacaTGGACCACAATTAACTCGAGGCTTGAGTTGCCCGATAAGCAACACCATGGAAGAAATCACCACCGTTCCCCGTCAGGCCCCACGACACCTGGAGAGGGCGGATATCTCATGATGAAGGGACGTAACCGAAGCCCTTCAGCAATTCGCACTTCAGCATCCCCCAACAGTGCCCGCACAAGGACACCATCTGGCCCTCGCATCGCTTTCACGAATAAGACATTTATTGATAGCTATTTTCCAAGCTTCAAGACTTCGCCAAAGGGACTGAAGAAACTGCCCTCCCAGGGGGTAGTCGACGCATAG
- a CDS encoding hypothetical protein (BUSCO:24421at5125), which produces MALRISTSQLCRSVSQASSHRLALPQIATQRRYLATTVHPVTQDATGSKGPTAMVFLNMGGPSTTDEVGSFLSRLFADGDLIPLGPLQNYLGPLISKRRTPKIIKQYSAIGGGSPIRKWSEYQNAEMCKILDKISPETAPHKPYVAFRYADPLTEEMYEQLLKDGFGNGKGGRAVAFTQYPQYSCSTTGSSLNELWKWRHRLEGKTNKESGDGTITWSVIDRWPNHSGLVEAFAQNIEAKLAEYPEERRKDAVLLFSAHSLPMSVVNRGDPYPAEVAATVYAVMQRLGFSNPYRLCWQSQVGPSAWLGPQTSDSVEHYVSKGQKDLVLIPIAFTSDHIETLYELDQEVIADSGSPETVKRVESLNGSPVFIEALADIAKKHLAENKACSKQMGLRCPGCKSERCAESKRFFASQQAGLA; this is translated from the exons ATGGCTTTGAGAATATCTACAAGCCAGCTCTGCAGGAGCGTTTCACAGGCCAGTTCGCATCGTCTTGCGTTACCCCAGATCGCTACTCAAAGGCGGTATCTGGCCACTACTGTTCATCCTGTCACCCAAGATGCGACCGGATCCAAGGGACCTACAGCCATGGTCTTCCTCAACATGGGAGGACCTTCGACTACTGACGAGGTTGGCAGCTTTTTGAGTCGTCTTTTT GCTGATGGTGACCTGATCCCTCTTGGTCCCCTGCAAAACTACCTCGGTCCTTTGATTTCGAAGCGGCGAACTCCCAAAATCATCAAGCAATACTCTGCAATTGGTGGAGGATCCCCAATCCGCAAGTGGTCCGAATACCAAAACGCCGAGATGTGCAAGATCTTGGACAAGATCTCACCAGAGACTGCGCCCCACAAGCCATACGTCGCTTTCCGATATGCAGATCCATTGACTGAGGAAATGTATGAGCAGCTGCTGAAAGACGGGTTTGGTAACGGCAAGGGTGGTCGCGCTGTCGCATTCACACAATACCCCCAGTACTCCTGCTCGACAACAGGTAGTAGCTTGAATGAGCTGTGGAAATGGAGGCACAGACTCGAGGGCAAGACCAACAAGGAGTCCGGCGACGGTACTATTACATGGAGTGTAATTGACCGCTGGCCTAACCACAGCGGTTTGGTCGAGGCGTTTGCGCAGAATATTGAGGCCAAGCTTGCAGAGTACCCTGAGGAGCGAAGAAAGGATGCTGTGCTACTCTTCTCCGCTCACAGTCTACCCATGTCTGTCGTCAACAGAG GCGATCCTTACCCAGCTGAGGTTGCGGCAACTGTCTACGCTGTCATGCAGAGACTTGGCTTTTCCAACCCCTACCGACTCTGCTGGCAGTCTCAGGTTGGCCCGTCTGCTTGGTTGGGACCCCAGACCTCGGATAGCGTAGAGCACTACGTCTCTAAGGGTCAGAAGGATCTCGTGCTTATCCCTATTGCTTTCACCTCCGATCATATCGAAACTCTTTACGAGTTGGACCAGGAGGTTATTGCCGATAGCGGTAGTCCCGAGACCGTCAAGCGAGTTGAATCACTCAACGGTAGCCCTGTGTTCATTGAGGCTCTTGCCGACATTGCCAAGAAACATCTCGCTGAGAACAAGGCTTGCTCGAAGCAAATGGGTCTCCGATGCCCTGGTTGCAAGAGCGAAAGATGTGCTGAGTCAAAGCGATTCTTCGCTAGCCAGCAGGCTGGCCTAGCGTAA
- a CDS encoding hypothetical protein (BUSCO:12400at5125), whose protein sequence is MADKQDWRKEDEDEGEQEIDENSYKAQKDAVLLAIDVSKSMLEPPPPSDSKKADRDSPVQAALKCAYHLMEQRIISNPKDMMGILLFGTEKSKFQDSGDSRSSLGYPHCYLFTDLDVPAGEDVKALKALVEEGEDEDEVLTPSDEPVSMSNVLFCANQIFTTKAANFGSRRLFIVTDNADPHASDKQAKSAAAVRAKDLYDLGIMIDLFPITRGDDSFDMRKFYDDIIYRDPVGEANMSEVRTSKSGDGLTLLNSLISNVNSKQTAKRALFSNLPFEIAPGLRISVKGYNIVHRQVPARTCYIWLDGEKPQIATGETTRVSEDSAMVVQKGQIKKAYKFGGEYVYFTPDEQKSLKDFGSPIIRIIGFKPRSALPIWASTKKSTFIFPSEEDYVGSSRVFTALWQKLLKDDKMGIAWCITRANAQPMLAAIIPSRERSDDDSGTPYLPAGLWIYPLPFLDDLRNINPPSEVLRSSDDLTTQMRTIVQQLQLPKAMYNPSKYPNPALQWHYRILQALALEEEVPEKADDATEPKYKAISKRAGGYLEDWSEGLAQEAGKVANRNATKRETDDEDVERPAKKPRGTSEKASSSSFNMEQLKAAIDSGSINKMTVVQLKDLLATKGMSTAGRKMDLIERVEQWWTAGEDSSSSQDISPGAEDVRAQSPTRLVGCPPSHPTSSVKSVAFSSSAATQLFASPQTPDTGAGCRYRQNLPSPAPIDPSPQKEPWADDYISRLLRRVRHYPNRGHRANTSPVMADFLASLGFGGAQTTTVSNNSQCDSVEQLQNQLRGILDAKVTPTRAEHVAITTELRATVRFQLTVSELENGTHGSPNNPDPSGGGAQSTGVNGDQDAGQLSRVVFANDTIMNQPQDDPALQRSVAKHIISTISSADGSTWTVREVSRGAQGWTFTYLCKDSFQHWSRQTAKNPSKTTVGEFSQREPDPTLHARPAFDCRGSIVIAFNRSTRSITIKYDHTPLHKTVAELAAHFKPPPRQLGPGAQKLQEQQQKAKEKTPKKPRGEKKDKKERKKRDSVKAQNENGNPRKRKKKNNDTSQSEATDGPMIPPDYPGAPVVNGQTNLPYMNGGQAPDNTGQQGFNDYPQELMGDASGATNGTGSQQAGGQPGPVTLPVNVSAAEAARRREAATTMLSNAGVDPTTLSPEQFGIFSNQAPELQRESLNMLVKYGAERLRIVHPGNREGSAQASASAQSSQNSNGPRTTKELVPQSGAQSIPNTDSEAQAGSQTADNTSSPKRKARKMGKSRTACFPCKERKTKCPRERPTCTECSNHGTACEYAPQKPRNREKKPKKSEEIVIDDDDDDDEEEEQEQEEKQQEDAEDAEDAEAEGDEEEDDDDQQTASQDHSYPQMNIGNMVTNTDTNTHATTQNSYYQSTSNLAMPQANPYPTNLQPLTTAASQRDNYSHTLPEVTQPVHHPPPPIPAPAGTIAPSETRRWTAFGSGGLNGASDSGRVRRSLPSEPPHPNAQSASTTNSQPSDWGQSPNTTMSALPATTMATVSPQMSYDTRHSQRSRQKNKSLSNDSAQQAAAMASTAMQQAQAQAQARQSPVATAAMMAQARKSPYQQVAVPRTTSRTGQRNNSRTPVTDQARGYQPPPPVDMSQQRTAGPSTHYDTSSHMPSGSGYNDYGRYGGTNTAASHQAAMSAAPAAPTTMSTSYQSKPSTANQWSGTSSRNDRSYSTNSSYQTPNVYAQTSAAKLASASGQNFKMRPGTQQPQHAHGSSNSYSQQQQANYPAYSGSTHQNQQGQTSSQQQQQQQQPPSWYFQNSHNPSMHAGGQSSGYNYEPWSGV, encoded by the exons ATGGCCGATAAACAAGATTGGCGAAAAGAGGACGAAGATGAAGGGGAGCAAGAGATTGACGAAAAC AGCTACAAGGCACAGAAGGACGCTGTCTTGCTCGCGATAGATGTGAGCAAGTCCATGTTGGAGCCGCCACCACCTTCGGATTCCAAGAAGGCAGATCGCGACAGCCCTGTGCAGGCGGCTTTAAAATGCGCCTACCACCTGATGGAGCAGCGCATCATCTCCAACCCCAAGGATATGATGGGTATTCTTCTGTTCGGTACTGAGAAGTCCAAGTTCCAAGACTCAGGTGATAGCCGAAGTAGTTTGGGCTATCCGCACTGCTACCTGTTCACTGATCTTGACGTTCCTGCGGGTGAAGACGTCAAGGCTCTAAAGGCCCTGGTCGAGGAaggcgaagatgaagatgaggtgTTGACACCTTCGGATGAACCCGTCAGCATGTCCAACGTGCTGTTCTGTGCGAACCAGATCTTTACGACCAAAGCGGCAAATTTCGGAAGTCGTCGTTTGTTCATTGTGACTGACAATGCCGATCCCCATGCTTCAGATAAACAAGCCAAGTCTGCTGCGGCTGTTCGAGCCAAGGATCTCTACGACCTTGGAATCATGATAGATCTGTTCCCCATTACCAGGGGTGACGACAGTTTTGACATGCGCAAGTTCTACGATGATATAATCTATCGAGACCCTGTCGGAGAAGCGAACATGTCTGAGGTTCGAACATCAAAATCGGGAGACGGATTGACTTTGCTCAACTCCCTGATCTCAAACGTCAACTCGAAACAAACGGCAAAACGAGCTCTGTTCTCAAATCTACCATTCGAGATCGCGCCTGGACTCCGGATCTCTGTCAAGGGGTATAACATCGTGCACCGTCAAGTTCCAGCCCGGACTTGTTACATCTGGTTGGATGGTGAAAAGCCGCAAATTGCTACAGGCGAAACCACACGCGTCTCAGAGGATAGTGCCATGGTAGTTCAGAAGGGACAGATAAAGAAGGCCTACAAGTTTGGGGGCGAATATGTCTACTTTACCCCTGACGAACAAAAGTCGTTGAAGGACTTCGGATCGCCCATCATACGTATCATTGGCTTCAAGCCCCGCAGTGCGCTTCCCATATGGGCCAGTACCAAGAAGTCTACATTCATCTTTCCAAGTGAAGAAGACTACGTTGGCTCAAGCCGAGTTTTTACAGCGCTTTGGCAAAAGCTGCTTAAGGACGATAAGATGGGCATCGCTTGGTGCATCACTCGTGCCAATGCGCAGCCGATGCTGGCCGCTATCATACCGTCTAGAGAGCGGTCTGATGACGACTCGGGTACCCCTTACCTGCCTGCCGGTCTCTGGATTTACCCTCTACCATTCCTGGACGATTTGCGAAACATCAACCCTCCTAGTGAAGTGCTACGGAGCTCCGACGACCTCACAACACAAATGAGAACCATTGTCCAGCAACTTCAACTGCCAAAGGCCATGTACAACCCATCGAAGTACCCTAATCCAGCTTTGCAATGGCATTACAGAATCCTCCAGGCTCTAGCACTGGAAGAAGAAGTGCCCGAAAAGGCGGATGATGCAACAGAGCCCAAGTATAAAGCCATTAGCAAACGCGCAGGCGGTTACTTGGAAGATTGGTCCGAAGGCCTAGCGCAAGAAGCAGGCAAAGTTGCGAACAGAAACGCCACCAAACGCGAAACAGACGATGAGGATGTGGAAAGGCCAGCAAAGAAACCACGAGGAACATCGGAGAAGGCCTCTAGCTCCTCCTTCAACATGGAGCAGTTAAAGGCAGCAATCGATAGTGGCAGCATTAACAAAATGACGGTGGTTCAGCTCAAGGACTTGCTTGCTACCAAGGGCATGAGTACGGCTGGCAGAAAAATGGATTTGATCGAGAGGGTTGAACAATGG TGGACTGCAGGCGaggacagcagcagcagtcagGACATATCCCCTGGAGCTGAAGACGTCCGTGCACAAAGCCCAACCAGACTGGTTGGCTGTCCGCCTTCT CACCCTACCTCATCCGTCAAATCAGTGGCATTTTCATCATCGGCAGCCACTCAGTTGTTCGCAAGCCCGCAAACACCAGATACTGGCGCTGGATGTCGATACCGTCAGAATCTCCCATCACCGGCGCCCATAGATCCATCGCCCCAGAAGGAACCCTGGGCGGACGATTATATTTCTCGGCTTCTACGTCGAGTGCGACACTATCCGAATCGCGGGCACCGCGCCAACACCAGCCCCGTTATGGCCGATTTCCTCGCGAGTTTGGGTTTTGGAGGCGCGCAAACAACAACCGTGTCAAATAATTCGCAATGCGATTCGGTTGAGCAGCTACAGAACCAACTGCGAGGTATCCTAGATGCCAAGGTGACACCGACACGAGCTGAACATGTCGCGATTACTACAGAGTTGAGGGCCACGGTCCGGTTTCAATTGACTGTGTCAGAGCTGGAGAACGGAACCCATGGTAGCCCAAACAATCCTGATCCCTCGGGGGGAGGAGCGCAATCAACAGGAGTGAATGGCGACCAGGATGCGGGGCAGCTATCGCGTGTTGTTTTCGCGAACGACACCATCATGAATCAGCCCCAAGACGACCCAGCACTTCAAAGATCAGTCGCCAAACATATTATTTCAACAATCAGTTCAGCAGACGGAAGTACATGGACCGTCCGGGAGGTGTCTAGAGGAGCACAAGGGTGGACCTTTACGTACTTGTGCAAGGATTCATTCCAGCATTGGAGTCGACAAACCGCCAAAAATCCATCAAAGACAACAGTAGGCGAGTTCAGTCAGAGAGAGCCCGACCCGACCCTGCACG CACGACCTGCGTTTGACTGTCGAGGATCCATCGTTATTGCCTTCAACCGTAGCACTCGTTCCATCACGATCAAATATGATCATACTCCTCTGCACAAAACAGTCGCCGAACTTGCTGCACACTTTAAACCGCCACCGCGACAGCTAGGCCCAGGTGCACAAAAACTACAAGAACAGCAACAAAAGGCGAAAGAGaagacaccaaagaaacccagaggagagaagaaggacaagaaggaaagaaagaagcgGGATTCGGTCAAGGCGCAGAATGAGAACGGAAATCCCCGAaagcgaaaaaagaaaaacaacgACACATCGCAGTCTGAAGCAACTGACGGTCCCATGATTCCCCCGGATTATCCTGGAGCGCCAGTGGTTAATGGGCAAACAAACTTGCCCTACATGAACGGCGGACAAGCGCCGGACAATACTGGACAACAAGGCTTCAATGACTATCCTCAGGAATTAATGGGAGATGCGTCAGGAGCTACAAACGGAACTGGATCTCAACAAGCAGGCGGTCAACCTGGTCCTGTCACTTTGCCGGTAAATGTTTCAGCAGCCGAAGCAGCACGCCGGCGAGAGGCAGCAACGACAATGCTTAGCAATGCCGGCGTAGACCCCACGACTTTGTCACCTGAGCAATTTGGGATCTTCTCTAATCAAGCACCCGAACTGCAGCGGGAGTCATTGAACATGCTTGTCAAGTACGGCGCAGAGCGTCTCCGGATTGTCCATCCTGGCAACCGGGAGGGCTCAGCTCAGGCAAGCGCTTCTGCTCAGAGCAGCCAAAATTCAAACGGACCTAGGACCACCAAAGAATTAGTGCCGCAGTCTGGCGCCCAGAGCATCCCCAACACAGATTCTGAGGCACAAGCTGGGTCTCAGACCGCCGATAATACTTCGTCCCCTAAGCGGAAAGCGAGGAAGATGGGCAAGTCGAGAACAGCTTGCTTCCCGTGTAAAGAACGAAAGACTAAG TGCCCAAGGGAGAGACCAACTTGCACTGAATGTTCAAATCATGGGACTGCGTGCGAATATGCACCTCAGAAACCACGAAACAGAGAAAAGAAACCCAAAAAGTCAGAGGAAATCGTcattgacgatgacgatgacgacgacgaggaggaagagcaagagcaagaagaaaagCAACAGGaggatgccgaagacgctgAAGACGCTGAAGCAGAGGgtgacgaggaagaggatgacgacgatcAGCAGACTGCTTCTCAAGATCATTCGTACCCACAGATGAACATCGGAAACATGGTCACTAATACCGACACGAACACCCACGCTACAACACAGAACAGTTATTATCAATCTACTTCAAACTTAGCCATGCCACAGGCTAACCCTTATCCAACGAACTTACAGCCGTTAACTACGGCAGCTTCGCAGAGAGATAACTATTCCCACACTCTGCCTGAAGTAACACAACCAGTCCATCATCCTCCACCTCCCATTCCAGCACCAGCTGGAACTATTGCCCCCTCTGAGACAAGACGCTGGACCGCTTTTGGCAGCGGTGGACTCAACGGTGCAAGTGACAGCGGCAGGGTAAGACGAAGTCTTCCATCCGAGCCTCCTCACCCAAACGCACAGAGTGCGTCTACCACAAACTCGCAGCCATCGGACTGGGGGCAAAGTCCTAACACGACGATGTCTGCATTGCCTGCGACGACCATGGCGACTGTCTCGCCACAAATGTCATACGATACACGACACAGTCAGAGAAGCCGacagaagaacaagagcctGTCGAACGATTCAGCTCAACAAGCAGCAGCAATGGCCAGTACAGCCATGCAACAGGcccaggctcaggctcaagCACGTCAGTCACCagttgcgacagcagccatgATGGCACAGGCCCGCAAGTCTCCATACCAGCAAGTTGCGGTCCCTCGCACGACTTCTAGAACGGGTCAACGAAACAATTCCAGAACACCGGTCACAGATCAGGCAAGGGGCTAccagcctcctcctcctgttGACATGAGTCAACAACGAACTGCAGGACCAAGTACTCACTACGACACATCATCACACATGCCCAGCGGCTCTGGCTATAATGACTACGGGCGATATGGCGGAACTAATACTGCGGCAAGCCACCAGGCAGCTATGTCGGCAGCTCCGGCAGCACCGACCACTATGAGCACATCTTATCAAAGCAAGCCTTCGACTGCAAACCAGTGGTCTGGTACGTCGAGCCGGAATGATCGTTCGTACAGTACCAACTCTTCGTACCAAACACCAAACGTCTATGCGCAGACATCAGCTGCTAAACTGGCATCAGCTTCTGGCCAGAACTTTAAAATGCGTCCAGGTACacagcagccgcagcatGCTCATGGCAGCAGCAACTCTTACAGTCAACAGCAACAGGCAAATTATCCAGCATATTCAGGATCTACACATCAAAACCAACAGGGTCAAACATCcagccagcagcagcagcagcagcagcaaccacCGAGTTGGTATTTTCAAAATTCACACAACCCCTCCATGCATGCCGGGGGTCAATCATCTGGCTATAATTATGAGCCATGGTCAGGCGTTTAA
- the SPC24 gene encoding kinetochore-associated Ndc80 complex subunit spc24 (BUSCO:50406at5125): MLLSEEPATLIHHTIENFNIAPDKTAVARVTESLATLEQARDLRVREAESSLKKLSRQLATHTSRHDDLVTSHSSADHASNIARLDTLKFRTAKAAADAETDAERLALTAADLKARLRELELQGVEGDAAANARRRDPVDDEVLLRLKVYRSLGIDIERDEKDGEWSKAVIRNDRKGDVHVVNMDKKFSRFFYANYFWQTL, encoded by the exons ATGTTGCTCTCTGAAGAACCGGCGACT CTCATTCACCATACAATTGAAAACTTCAACATCGCACCAGATAAAACTGCCGTTGCGCGTGTGACAGAATCCCTCGCTACACTTGAACAAGCCCGCGATCTCCGCGTCCGCGAGGCCGAGTCATCACTTAAGAAGCTCTCCCGCCAACTAGCGACCCATACATCGAGACATGATGACCTCGTAACATCCCACTCATCCGCAGACCACGCTTCCAATATCGCCCGTCTTGACACCCTCAAATTCCGCACCGCAAAGGCTGCTGCCGATGCTGAGACTGATGCGGAACGTCTCGCCCTCACTGCTGCGGACTTGAAGGCTCGCCTGAGGGAGCTCGAGCTCCAGGGCGTGGAAGGAGATGCTGCTGCGAACGCGCGACGCAGAGACCCTGTTGATGACGAAGTGTTGCTGAGGCTCAAGGTGTATCGCAGCCTCGGTATTGACATTGAGCGCGACGAGAAAGACGGCGAGTGGTCCAAGGCTGTTATTCGAAATGATCGCAAGGGCGATGTGCATGTGGTCAACATGGACAAGAAGTTTTCGCGCTTCTTTTATGCAAACTACTTTTGGCAGACTCTCTAA